A window of the Bos indicus x Bos taurus breed Angus x Brahman F1 hybrid chromosome X, Bos_hybrid_MaternalHap_v2.0, whole genome shotgun sequence genome harbors these coding sequences:
- the LOC113887233 gene encoding fibrous sheath-interacting protein 2-like, with product MLKKYQCFLFQGPVDEKVSISSTRLSKKYESKQPLRSINTDSSLNQFCEHLTELVISYIISSISDCTKDGETKQKSLRNEDTTCSEVILIHSQVFEHQSISIRGLALSISEVIIHILLNSDILKEDVTKVVSMKAKYIYCPKAAVADFSDLFQDLLIGVIHVLSKEIGINHHLDSKGKNKSLSTPKSHSLLSCNKAKTVKRQIHAKGWKSAPTHQLNQLIQKSKLNSLACKLNTLVGSLRSPESKEVVNKIFNIVFNLFLPDECPNWDTDSGKTARKMFLFSNNLQSHRIPRNNLGLSPKSAFLLNVVCEKLIRMLLEECTTNNFLTNSPLSDEISIEGQLFNTLQSIDDYSSLTMDYGLPFEEYDTSDLFENSAEIDQESMLSIISHSLVKSLMEKLSCGIQQPPRSPPVTDKHLTYRTSERLPSFPKAKRPGLKESKQGKNSARFMSYDSKPLTGPSDNLRVIHSKMQTPISKQFSGKFRSLPPLQRPDKKTTAFLNIQYPGGMNTGVYSATFLEEIIVDIFLNLTTSLQGKNVNITEAQLNEMNILDINCVVNEFNTAQVTVLRDIEEKMCFTPVYKETISKIGDSVYNDVSWDYTLQVTCSDHLAYAAMSIAEQITSGILKESIDYQLPLCFIRKLMPNSYHPLKAENILLKLQNNLSELNYQSQHSTGYITMLSYSFLADVIRRLLSQLILPPIEALCLGTKHLKISDFNEVSTCIINKVLLAISKHKIWLTKYDCQCVYTEQNLQNMVESIYNNILQMSDSLASIQKSIESQSPIMVDRMAGLIIQEIIENHLQPFLCEEGLPHSMSPLDEISNMVKEVLGEVTGSHRPQKSSSLGISFYPNAFVEEIVARLLSKVFNPKYNMECDLDKMTSKIVNSINNHFKKAKICILRDDQEQPFPTVDSDTMDELVNLVYKNVLKQYGLAVDSKELKDSDIFAENITNLIVAAISDYLFHPLFSGDLSASSYTILTAENINQNIFRGITKPTQPSQHLSPYNTLLPYTFLEEIIRKLLSRIFPSASNMVPYSKTPKDRSEINHSEISSKLISDIRMKISQHEIRFSKDEDETESLYSEDDVQCLVDSTLRNIGQNSGSQEAAEHDIISSDNVFIDRIASFIIKNICQQHLHPFLYGKLSFTSSYRYFDSTKRRHSFFASVYSSAFLEDVISGVLSKIFHRALGIVQTKSLRDSEKELLETAEKFIYLITKEFSKVQVSTLENAEEQLCLPPVDRDTVIKIINAAYSKVLQEYELEPNKDFFSDTKTLAERLTKIILAEVFDFQIPPYFIAKLPFKSYSKLNADVLIKRVHYAINTSSLRRQTCTTYTTILSHTHLEKIVSQVLSQISLLNCSAEDPYFLQSDFNNIVVRLIDEIMSIISKHAICIVKDGSEKQNVISENSIQAMVDAIYTDISHLKLYQSISKDKKGISNIPVTKIASYIIREIFNHHLESFLPGDKTLPCTMEQIYQQRAINPKQRELSFIVNSAVFLEEVISELLCKILCIFSYVLATENPCKAKANVTDIVTRLVKSIVLEFTTSQILVADHLHENLYFSEGYKEMVKKTVSIIYEKILDDYQSLFHIYRAIQNDAVGFGEKIYHLLLEEIYDYQVESLVLGKLETSSYSSLQEKNIIRNVLSTINNDSHDLPSCITVLPRSLLENMIYKILARMFPSPETEIEPNEEGVPPDYAFVNTASKLTDDIITEISEHEIRLAEAEEHVENLQLGATDDFVDSVCNNIIKKIKFEDEVQKDAYKRGGSFLGRIAGFIMKEIVDHHLQPFLCDEKSFPSDLPRNDDVIELLNPIKEKIQSFPQTSVYSAMFLEDVVFDLVRKFYTLPKTAESPKDKEISERSIMGLAIKFANVLIGEFRKSKIKVLTSAEKMFAFPPVNKETVDKVCDSVYDEVTEIYGSKNVQKHDRSNIVIEMVAALTKKAISAFKIQPLFSGGQSSTLFSYLDVDSIMQRIQHLPYKTFTKINRSLKENPVSSLEQLPTLIPLSSDLKNKMDTLEIDSRAVNGKENFKKKTSMKTGSIQQPICTNISSIMKSKVTTIALESVGGMAKKKKGDEKKKETSIGKDENISKLTSTTTSVKSKDTPGPDLGTAFTKNEIKKKDRVSRRDEKGRGDELYQHLSPAMNDTKNKVILEPSFEICCKKKSDKKKGSSLRKGDIPLELPSLTSKVRTTEIQEKRRDSPAYPATNDKQILHSKHAQNVPVSIYRNVLETSSLQGPVDDLNYPSLLGENAAYVTQACGKDFAQHASVNSAKQNAPAKEEENEIQRQPHKWDNPQNLLENKPRIFPANFLEDVIFEIVNKLIFSSSLDTYAACQNVTNDVNPAELYGMAMKLIDSLLKEFSDAQIKVLNPDQGIKFLPSEDNVSAVHKAPLGQKKLSVVKRPSKKKITMDNIPPIHNTVPATKLPSSGQTPFTAKIPSIDKMLVNKIVHSSICNILQDYRSQDSICEDINFNVEKLAKRLANAVIEEILQYQLNLLFYDEGPDPECLPLESKKVMKKVHKVAQRACKECQTSSPYTIMLPYEFLERIISSLLSRIFSTVANAKTEMSEDNLYTELDFLQMKLASTVKTEISKDEDMIIQYVKSLHPNDDEIIQLVVQTVYNNLLPQFGSQESIRKCISSGCKILSEAIVNLVVQEVTGNQLQNYFSGELTPLQCTEIDSTIENILRGVTQTSEVPQPQPSRAYKLPFNIIEEIAVKFLSKLLSMFPKADKEQNNFLNAEMQKISSKILSSFQQYISQSHITVVPQVKESSTVSLTDSATIEKVVTSVYSTVLKHSGSHISVYKDLMGKSNVLSDIIGFLMVKEISNSEFHPQEQEETSSSELVLEAVKIMEKVAKIIDDLKSKKKSPTKKEAVLDARFLEETLALFLAKLVKLPSASSKDAENLSKPELNKIASQVTKSVTAEISRKNISIVATNPEEYFLNPESIEIISQMVDSVYNCVLQQSGTHEELYHDMKDTNCIFPQEMASLIIRKVSSCPLAMISSGDPCANLFGDLDIDRIVEKVHEHTIKIEPGLEQKGLDQGLRQEELSVRIIPHLGKEPINIDPDIVAEHLGVISIKTQSLEKLQTECLARTGHSIETLRRASINGKSYSTEIPAAGNRKKEKRIYLDQMGRLNVKPLETSSRNSFQSLIKPDITKVELLKDVQSKKDLIIRLITHDISQENLENKEESLASDEDEVVLQEVVKEEEFPESPLEDQVKEDMKLTTSTVAHPKPLMSNHSLKKFLSVGKCQPKSSVTIMTEVSPAKQTESEQTLIRTDSNIDVTTSECLTVTNSSWEKKTQLSETEMRPNTEPTHHFIHRMMSASSYNEDLASSSSFDDEHSTDPGAKVTEESLECPCLENLSSLEVLTLYQRRSDLTSPYSSNDGTSDFEKPHTSSRQRSEMMRKKISSTFSKVFSRSNTSVPKPFSPSPPHQERK from the exons ATGTTAAAAAAATACCAATGTTTTCTGTTTCAAGGTCCTGTTGATGAAAAAGTATCTATTAGTTCCACACGACTAAGCAAAAAATATGAATCAAAACAGCCTCTAAGAAGCATCAACACTGATTCTTCACTTAATCAATTTTGTGAACATCTCACTGAACTGGTTATTTCCTATATAATTTCTAGCATTTCTGATTGTACCAAAGAtggtgaaacaaaacagaaatcactAAGAAATGAAGACACAACTTGTAGCGAGGTTATTTTAATTCATTCCCAAGTGTTTGAGCATCAGTCAATTTCTATCAGAGGACTTGCTTTAAGCATTTCTGAGGTCATTATTCACATCCTTTTAAATAGTGACATTTTAAAGGAAGATGTTACAAAAGTGGTTTCtatgaaagcaaaatatatttattgcccAAAAGCAGCTGTGGCTGACTTCAGTGATCTCTTTCAGGATCTCTTAATAGGAGTGATCCATGTTCTGTCCAAAGAAATAGGAATAAATCATCACCttgacagcaaaggaaaaaacaaatcacTCTCCACACCTAAAAGCCATAGTTTGCTCAGTTGCAACAAAGCGAAAACTGTGAAAAGACAGATACATGCCAAAGGTTGGAAATCAGCTCCTACTCACCAACTTAATCAACTAATACAGAAAAGTAAACTAAATTCTCTAGCATGTAAGTTAAACACTCTGGTTGGCAGCCTAAGATCTCCTGAATCCAAAGAAGTAGTCAACAaaattttcaatattgttttcaatttgtttttgccAGATGAATGCCCAAATTGGGATACAGATTCTGgtaaaacagcaagaaaaatgtTCCTATTTTCAAATAACCTGCAAAGTCATAGAATTCCTAGAAATAACCTAGGGCTCTCCCCTAAATCAGCTTTTCTTCTGAATGTTGTGTGTGAGAAACTTATTAGAATGCTTTTGGAAGAATGTACAACCAACAACTTTCTTACGAATAGTCCTCTTTCTGACGAAATATCAATAGAAGGTCAACTGTTCAACACACTTCAAAGTATAGATGATTATTCCAGTTTAACAATGGACTATGGCTTACCATTTGAGGAATATGACACATCAGACCTTTTTGAAAATTCGGCAGAAATAGATCAAGAGTCTATGCTTAGTATTATTTCCCATAGCTTGGTAAAATCCTTAATGGAAAAATTGTCATGCGGTATACAGCAACCTCCCAGAAGTCCACCAGTTACAGACAAACATTTAACATACAGGACAAGCGAGAGACTTCCCAGTTTCCCCAAAGCAAAAAGGCCAGGGTTAAAAGAATCAAAACAGGGTAAAAACTCTGCGCGATTCATGAGTTATGATAGCAAACCTCTGACAGGACCATCAGATAATCTTAGGGTGATTCATTCCAAGATGCAAACCCCAATCAGTAAGCAATTTTCAGGAAAATTCCGTTCTCTACCTCCTCTTCAAAGACCAGATAAAAAGACAACAGCTTTTCTTAACATACAATATCCAGGAGGCATGAACACGGGCGTGTACTCTGCCACATTTCTGGAGGAAATAATTGTGGACATTTTTCTTAATCTCACCACCTCATTGCAAGGCAAAAATGTGAATATCACTGAAGCCCAGCTTAATGAGATGAATATATTAGATATCAACTGCGTGGTGAATGAGTTTAATACCGCTCAAGTCACTGTTTTACGGGACATTGAAGAAAAGATGTGTTTTACACCAGTCTATAAAGAAACTATTAGTAAGATTGGTGACTCCGTTTATAATGATGTATCATGGGACTACACATTGCAAGTTACCTGTAGTGATCATCTGGCATATGCTGCCATGTCAATAGCAGAACAGATAACTAGTGGCATATTGAAAGAGAGTATAGACTACCAGCTCCCATTGTGCTTTATAAGAAAGCTCATGCCTAATTCATATCACCCTCTCAAAGCTGAAAATATACTACTGAAACTTCAAAACAACCTAAGTGAACTTAATTACCAAAGTCAACATTCAACAGGCTATATCACTATGCTCTCCTACTCATTTTTAGCAGATGTCATCAGAAGACTATTATCTCAGCTCATTCTTCCACCCATTGAGGCTTTATGCTTAGGAACTAAACACCTAAAGATATCGGATTTTAATGAGGTATCCACCTGtataataaataaagttttgttagCCATTTCAAAGCATAAGATTTGGCTCACTAAATATGATTGTCAATGTGTATATACAGAACAAAACCTTCAAAATATGGTGGAgtctatttataataatattttgcaGATGTCTGACTCACTTGCGTCAATACAGAAAAGCATAGAAAGCCAAAGCCCAATTATGGTTGACCGAATGGCCGGTCTTATTATTCAAGAGATTATTGAAAATCATCTTCAACCCTTTTTGTGTGAAGAAGGCTTACCTCATTCAATGTCTCCATTGGATGAAATATCAAATATGGTTAAAGAGGTTCTCGGTGAagtcacagggtcacacagacCCCAGAAGTCATCATCACTAGGTATAAGCTTTTATCCTAATGCATTTGTAGAAGAAATTGTTGCCAGACTATTATCAAAGGTCTTCAATCCAAAGTATAACATGGAGTGTGATTTGGATAAAATGACCTCAAAAATAGTAAACTCAATAAACAACCATTTTAAAAAGGCTAAAATCTGCATTCTTCGTGATGACCAAGAGCAGCCATTCCCCACTGTAGATTCAGACACCATGGATGAACTTGTCAATTTAGTTTATAAGAATGTTCTGAAACAGTATGGGCTGGCTGTTGATAGTAAAGAACTCAAAGACAGTGATATTTTTGCAGAAAATATCACCAATTTAATTGTAGCAGCTATATCTGATTATCTTTTTCATCCACTGTTTTCTGGAGATTTGTCAGCTTCTTCCTATACTATTTTGACAGCAGAGAACATAAATCAGAACATCTTTAGAGGCATCACTAAACCTACCCAGCCAAGCCAGCATTTATCTCCATATAACACTTTGCTGCCATACACATTTTTAGAAGAAATAATCAGAAAACTATTATCTAGAATCTTTCCTTCTGCATCTAACATGGTTCCATACAGCAAAACTCCAAAAGATAGATCAGAAATTAATCACAGTGAAATCTCTTCAAAGTTAATCAGTGATATTAGAATGAAAATTTCTCAACATGAGATTCGATTTTCAAAAGATGAAGATGAAACTGAATCTCTTTATTCAGAGGATGATGTTCAGTGTCTCGTTGATTCCACACTCAGAAATATCGGGCAAAACTCTGGGTCTCAAGAAGCAGCTGAGCACGATATCATAAGCAGTGACAATGTTTTTATTGATAGAATAGCaagttttatcattaaaaatatttgccaacaACATCTTCATCCATTTTTGTATGGAAAGTTGTCATTTACTTCATCGTATAGATACTTTGATAGTACAAAAAGAAGACATTCTTTTTTTGCCAGTGTTTACTCCTCAGCCTTTTTGGAAGATGTGATTTCTGgagttttaagtaaaatattccaCAGAGCATTAGGTATTGTACAAACAAAATCACTAAGAGATTCAGAAAAAGAACTGTTGGAAACAGCCGAAAAATTCATATATTTGATAACGAAAGAATTCTCAAAAGTTCAAGTTAGTACCCTAGAAAATGCTGAGGAACAATTGTGTTTGCCACCAGTAGATAGAGACACAGTGATAAAAATTATCAATGCAGCATATAGCAAAGTTTTACAGGAATATGAACTGGAACCTAATAAGGACTTTTTCAGTGACACCAAGACACTGGCTGAGAGGCTTACTAAAATTATCCTGGCTGAAGTTTTTGATTTCCAAATTCCTCCATATTTCATAGCAAAGCTACCTTTCAAATCATATTCAAAACTCAATGCTGATGTTTTGATAAAGAGAGTTCATTATGCAATCAATACATCAAGCCTCCGAAGACAGACTTGTACAACATATACCACCATATTGTCACACACACATTTGGAAAAAATAGTATCTCAGGTTTTATCTCAGATAAGTCTATTGaactgcagtgcagaagacccataCTTTTTGCAGTCAGACTTCAACAACATAGTTGTGAGACTGATTGATGAAATCATGTCAATAATTTCTAAACATGCAATATGCATCGTTAAAGatggaagtgaaaaacaaaatgtaatttcAGAAAACAGTATCCAGGCTATGGTTGATGCCATTTATACTGACATTTCTCATTTAAAGCTATACCAGTctatttcaaaagataaaaaaggCATAAGTAATATACCTGTAACAAAAATAGCAAGTTATATAATAAGGGAAATATTTAACCATCATCTTGAGTCATTTTTACCTGGAGATAAAACTCTTCCTTGTACAATGGAGCAAATTTATCAGCAGAGAGCAATAAATCCTAAACAAAGAGAATTATCCTTCATTGTGAATTCAGCTGTCTTTTTGGAGGAAGTAATTTCTGAGCTTTTATGCaaaattctttgtatattctcaTATGTCTTAGCTACTGAAAATCCATGTAAAGCAAAAGCCAATGTTACAGATATTGTTACAAGATTAGTAAAATCAATTGTGCTGGAATTCACCACTTCACAAATTTTAGTTGCAGATCACTTGCATGAAAATCTCTATTTTTCAGAAGGATACaaagaaatggttaaaaaaacTGTTAgtattatttatgaaaaaatattagaTGATTATCAATCTCTGTTTCATATTTATAGAGCTATACAAAATGATGCTGTtgggtttggggaaaaaatatatcaTCTTCTGTTAGAAGAAATTTATGATTATCAGGTGGAGTCATTAGTTTTAGGAAAATTAGAAACTTCTTCCTATTCCTCCCTCCAAGAGAAGAATATCATCAGAAATGTACTCAGCACCATCAACAATGATAGCCATGACTTGCCATCATGCATTACTGTATTGCCTCGTTCCCTTTTAGAAAATATGATTTACAAGATTCTGGCACGTATGTTTCCTTCACCTGAGACTGAAATAGAACCAAACGAGGAAGGGGTGCCACCAGATTATGCGTTTGTGAATACAGCTTCAAAACTAACTGATGATATTATAACAGAAATTTCTGAACATGAGATTAGACTTGCTGAGGCAGAGGAACATGTGGAAAATTTGCAATTAGGGGCAACTGATGACTTTGTTGACTCTGTATGtaacaatattattaaaaaaattaagtttgaaGATGAAGTGCAGAAAGATGCATACAAAAGAGGAGGCTCATTCCTTGGGAGAATAGCTGGTTTCATTATGAAGGAAATTGTGGACCACCATCTGCAACCATTTCTATGTGATGAAAAATCATTTCCCAGTGACTTACCCAGAAATGATGATGTCATTGAACTCTTGAAtcccattaaagaaaaaatacagtccTTCCCCCAGACTTCTGTATACTCTGCTATGTTTTTGGAAGATGTCGTCTTTGACCTTGTTCGCAAATTTTATACTCTACCAAAAACTGCTGAAAGTCCTAAGGACAAAGAGATATCGGAAAGAAGTATCATGGGCCTGGCTATTAAATTTGCAAATGTTCTGATAGGGGAATTtaggaaaagcaaaattaaagttCTAACAAGTGCTgaaaaaatgtttgcatttccaccagtaAATAAAGAAACCGTTGATAAAGTATGTGATTCTGTGTATGATGAGGTGACAGAAATATATGGATCTAAAAATGTTCAGAAACATGATAGAAGTAACATTGTTATAGAGATGGTTGCTGCTTTAACTAAGAAGGCAATCTCTGCTTTCAAGATTCAGCCACTTTTTTCAGGAGGCCAGTCTTCCACCTTGTTTTCATATCTAGATGTGGATAGCATCATGCAAAGAATTCAACACCTACCATATAAAACCTTTACAAAGATAAACAGAAGCTTGAAGGAGAACCCAGTTTCTTCACTAGAACAGTTACCTACACTTATTCCCCTAAGCTCAGACCTGAAAAACAAAATGGACACTTTGGAAATAGATAGCAGAGCAGTTAATGGAAAAGAGAACTTCAAAAAGAAGACATCAATGAAAACAGGCAGCATCCAGCAGCCAATATGTACTAATATAAGTAGTATTATGAAGAGCAAAGTAACTACCATAGCATTAGAGTCAGTTGGAGGTatggcaaagaaaaagaaaggggatgaaaagaaaaaggaaacttcaaTTGGAAAAGATGAGAACATATCAAAACTTACTTCAACGACAACCAGTGTGAAAAGTAAAGATACTCCGGGGCCAGATTTGGGTACAGCatttacaaagaatgaaatcaaGAAGAAAGACCGCGTGTctagaagagatgagaaagggcGAGGTGATGAGCTATATCAACATCTTTCACCAGCTATGAATGATACAAAAAACAAAGTTATCCTGGAACCGAGTTTTGAAATATGTTGTAAAAAGAAGAGTGACAAGAAAAAAGGAAGTTCGTTAAGAAAAGGGGATATACCTCTTGAATTACCATCTCTGACATCCAAAGTGAGAACTACAGAGATCCAAGAAAAGAGGAGGGATTCTCCAGCTTACCCAGCTACAAATGACAAACAGATCTTACATTCTAAACATGCCCAAAATGTCCCTGTAAGCATTTACAGAAATGTTTTAGAAACATCATCTCTCCAAGGACCAGTGGATGATTTAAATTACCCAAGCCTCCTAGGTGAAAACGCAGCATATGTAACTCAAGCTTGTGGCAAGGATTTTGCCCAGCATGCCTCAGTGAATTCAGCTAAACAAAATGCTCctgcaaaagaggaagagaatgagATCCAAAGGCAACCTCATAAATGGGACAATCCTCAGAACCTACTAGAAAATAAACCCAGGATTTTCCCTGCTAACTTTTTAGAAGATGTTATCTTTGAAATAGTTAACAAattgattttttcttcttcactggATACATATGCTGCATGTCAAAATGTAACCAATGATGTAAATCCAGCTGAGCTCTATGGTATGGCTATGAAACTGATTGATTCCCTGTTAAAGGAGTTTTCAGATGCTCAAATTAAAGTATTAAACCCAGATCAAGGAATTAAGTTCCTTCCATCTGAGGATAACGTTTCAGCAGTTCATAAAGCACCTCTCGGGCAAAAAAAACTGTCTGTGGTTAAAAGACCTTCCAAGAAAAAGATAACTATGGATAATATACCACCCATACATAACACGGTACCTGCAACTAAATTACCTTCTTCAGGTCAGACACCTTTTACGGCTAAAATACCATCAATTGATAAAATGTTGGTCAATAAGATTGTTCACTCCTCTATATGCAATATCTTACAGGATTATAGATCTCAGGACTCTATCTGTGAGGACATAAATTTTAATGTTGAAAAATTAGCAAAAAGGCTAGCTAATGCAGTAATAGaagaaattcttcagtatcaGCTAAACTTGCTATTTTATGATGAGGGTCCAGATCCAGAATGTTTGCCTCTAGAATCTAAGAAGGTTATGAAAAAGGTCCATAAAGTGGCCCAGAGAGCCTGCAAAGAATGTCAGACATCATCACCGTATACCATAATGCTGCCTTATGAATTTTTAGAAAGGATAATTTCTTCTCTCCTATCGAGAATTTTCTCAACAGTAGCCAATGCTAAAACAGAAATGTCTGAGGATAATTTGTACACAGAGTTAGATTTCCTTCAAATGAAGTTAGCAAGTACAGTTAAAACAGAGATCTCCAAAGATGAAGATATGATTATACAGTATGTAAAATCCTTACATCCTAATGATGATGAAATTATTCAGTTAGTGGTTCAAACTGTTTATAATAATCTCTTGCCTCAATTTGGATCTCAAGAGAGCATACGAAAGTGTATTAGCAGTGGTTGCAAAATCCTTTCAGAAGCCATAGTCAATTTAGTTGTACAGGAAGTGACTGGAAATCAGTTACAAAACTATTTTTCTGGAGAACTAACACCACTTCAGTGTACAGAAATTGATAGTACTATTGAAAATATCCTTAGAGGTGTTACCCAAACCAGTGAAGTTCCCCAGCCTCAACCATCCCGGGCTTACAAACTGCCTTTTAACATAATAGAAGAAATTGCTGTAAAGTTTTTGTCAAAGCTTCTATCTATGTTTCCAAAAGCagataaagaacaaaacaattttctgaacgctgaaatgcaaaaaataagctcaaaaatCTTGAGTTCATTTCAACAATATATCTCTCAAAGTCATATTACAGTAGTGCCACAGGTCAAAGAGTCCTCCACTGTGTCTTTAACAGACAGTGCAACTATTGAAAAAGTAGTCACTTCTGTTTATAGCACTGTTCTAAAGCACTCGGGCTCCCATATTTCGGTGTACAAAGATTTAATGGGGAAGAGCAATGTCCTTTCTGACATAATAGGATTTTTAATGGTGAAGGAAATTTCCAATTCAGAATTTCATCCTCAAGAACAGGAAGAAACATCAAGTTCAGAGTTAGTTCTAGAAGCCGTCAAAATTATGGAAAAGGTGGCTAAGATTATTGATGATCTGAAGTCAAAGAAAAAGTCTCCAACCAAAAAAGAGGCTGTATTAGATGCCAGGTTTTTAGAGGAAACACTTGCCTTGTTCTTGGCTAAACTAGTCAAGTTGCCAAGTGCCTCAAGCAAAGATGCTGAAAACTTATCAAAGcctgagttaaataaaattgcaTCCCAAGTGACAAAATCCGTGACAGCTGAAATTTCCAGGAAAAACATTAGTATTGTAGCTACCAATCCTGAAGAATACTTTTTAAATCCAGAAAGCATAGAAATTATTTCTCAGATGGTTGATTCTGTTTATAATTGTGTACTACAACAATCTGGAACACATGAAGAACTTTATCATGATATGAAAGATACAAACTGCATCTTTCCTCAAGAAATGGCTTCTTTAATTATCAGGAAAGTTTCCAGTTGTCCATTAGCAATGATTAGCTCAGGAGATCCATGTGCTAATCTCTTTGGTGATTTGGACATTGATCGAATTGTTGAAAAGGTGCATGAGCACACTATCAAAATAGAACCTGGACTAGAGCAAAAAGGGTTAGATCAAGGTTTAAGGCAAGAGGAGCTTTCGGTTAGGATAATTCCTCACCTCGGCAAAGAACCAATTAATATTGATCCCGACATTGTTGCAGAGCACTTAGGGGTTATTTCTATAAAAACACAGTCTCTTGAGAAGCTGCAGACCGAGTGTTTAGCTAGAACTGGACACAGCATTGAAACATTGAGAAGAGCATCAATAAATGGGAAGAGTTACTCAACTGAGATACCTGCTGcgggaaacagaaagaaagaaaaacgcaTTTATTTGGATCAGATGGGACGACTGAACGTAAAGCCTTTAGAG ACTTCTAGTAGAAATTCATTTCAGAGTTTAATAAAGCCCGACATCACCAAAGTGGAGCTTTTAAAAGATGTCCAAAGCAAAAAAGATCTTATCATTCGGTTAATAACTCATGATATTAgtcaagaaaatttggaaaataaagaagaaagcttAGCTTCTGATGAAGATGAAGTTGTTTTACAAGAGGTTGTAAAAGAAGAAGAATTTCCAGAAAGCCCACTTGAAGATCAAGTAAAAGAAGACATGAAGCTCACTACCAGCACAGTGGCTCACCCTAAGCCACTGATGAGCAATCACAGTCTGAAAAAATTTTTGTCAGTAGGAAAATGTCAGCCCAAATCCAGTGTAACTATAATGACTGAAGTGTCACCAGCAAAACAGACGGAATCTGAACAGACACTAATAAGAACTGATTCTAACATTGATGTAACTACCTCAGAATGCTTGACTGTCACAAACTCGTCTTGGGAgaaaaagacacaactgagc GAAACAGAAATGAGACCTAACACCGAACCAACACATCACTTCATCCATAGAATGATGAGTGCATCTTCATATAATGAAGATCTGGCTTCGTCTTCTAG ttttgatGACGAACATTCCACAGATCCAGGTGCCAAGGTTACAGAAG